In Candidatus Binatus sp., the genomic window TCAGTCGTCGCCGCTGGTCAAGCGCGTGTCATTCGACGCGACGCATCTGACCAGTTGGGACAGCGGGTTAATCTCGTTCCTGGTGCAAGCGAGCGCCTTCTGCAACGGCCGCGGGATCGTGCAGGATCGCGGCGGCTTGCCCGACGGACTCCGCCGCCTGATCGAACTTGCCGAGGCGGTGCCGGAAAAGAAGGGCGCGCGCAGCGACGCGGTGAAGACGCCGTTCTTTGCGCGAATCGGCGATGCGACGCTCGGCTACGGGCTCTCCGTCAGCGAGTTCATGGACTTCCTCGGCCAACTCGCGGTCGCGTTCGGCAGATTCGTCACAGGCAAGGCGCGCTACCGCCGGGTCGATTTGATCGAGGTGATCCAGGATTGCGGCTGGAACGCAGTCGGGATCGTCACACTGATCGCGTTTCTGGTCGGCGTGATCCTCGCGTTCATGGGCGCAGTGCAGCTATCGCAGTTCGGCGCGCAGATTTTCGTGGCCGACCTGGTCGGTATCGGCATGGTGCGCGATATGGGCGCGATCATGGCCGCGATCATCATGTCGGGCCGCACCGGCGCCGCATTCGCCGCCAAGCTCGGCACGATGAAAGTGACGCAGGAGATCGACGCGCTCACCACGATGGGAATTTCGCCGATGGAGTTCCTGGTGCTGCCGCGTGTGCTCGCGCTGGTGCTGATGATGCCGCTGCTGTGCCTCTACTCGGACTTCATGGGTATCGTCGGCGGGCTCGTCGTCGGAGTCGGGATGCTGGGCCTTTCGGCGCGCAGCTACATGCAGGAAACGATCGCGACGCTCACGCTGACCAACCTGTTCGGCGGACTTTTCAAGGCGACATTTTACGGATTGCTGATCGCGATCGCGGGGTGCCTCCGCGGCTTTCAATGCGGCAACAGTTCTTCGGCGGTGGGCGACGCGGCGACGCAGGCGGTCGTGATGGCGATTGTGATGGGCGTGTTCGCGTGCGGCATCTTCGCGGTCGTGTTCAACATCATAGGAATTTGATCGAGCCGAATGCCGGAGCCAGCCACCAACGGAACGAACCGAACGCCGCACATCATCGTGAAGGATCTCACGATGGCGTACGGCAGTTTCGTGTTGATGCGCGATATCAACTTCATCGTTCGCCACGGTGACATCTTCATCATCATGGGCGGCAGCGGATGCGGCAAAAGCACGCTGCTGCGGCATCTGATTGGCCTCAAGGAACCGGCCACCGGCGAGATCATCTACGGCGACGTCAATTTCACGAAAGCCTCGCCGGAGACGCGCGAGCAACTGCTGCGCCGATTCGGAATCCTCTACCAGAGCGGCGCGCTCTGGAGTTCGATGACGCTCGCACAAAACATCGGACTGCCGCTCGGCGAGTTCACCGATCTGAAGCCCGCGCAGATTCGCGAGATCGCGGCGCTCAAGCTCGCGCTGGTCGGGCTTAGCGGATTCGAGGACTACTATCCCAACCAGATCAGCGGCGGGATGCAGAAGCGGGCGGGACTGGCGCGCGCGATGGCGCTCGATCCGGAAATCCTGTTCTTCGACGAGCCGTCGGCCGGGCTCGATCCGATAAGCTCCAGCCTGCTCGATGAACTGATCATGGAATTGCGCGACAGCCTCGGCTCGACCGTCGTGATCGTCACGCACGAACTCGCGAGCATCTTCGCGATCGGCAACAACTGCGTGTTCCTCGACGCCGAATCGCGGCTGCAGATCGCGGCCGGCGATCCGAAAGAACTGCTGGCGAATTCGCACGACCCGCGGGTGCGCAAGTTCCTCACCCGCGGCAAAGAGGGGGGCGATACGTCGAACGCTCATGGGTAAACGAATCAGTCCGACCATGATCGGAGTCTTCGTCGTCGGCAGTTTTGCATTGCTGCTGACTGCGATCGTCGCCGTCGGCGCGGGAAATCTATTTTCGAAACCAAAACGCTTCGTCTGCATGTTTCAGGGCAACCTGAACGGCCTGAAAGTCGGCGCGCCGGTGAAATTCAAGGGCGTGCAGATCGGCACCGTCGAGGAAATCAAACTTATCCTGCCGCCTTCGGAAGGCGAAGTAAGCCCGCAGGTCAAAGAGCTGCGCCTGCCGGTGATCATCGGAATCGATCGCAAGATGATGCAGCAGCGCGGCGGCAGCGGGCAGGCGCTCACCAAGGAGGGCTTCGAAGGGATGCTGGTCCGCGGTCTCCGAGCGCAGCTCGAAACCGAGAGCCTGCTCACTGGATTGCTGTTCGTCGATCTCGACCTGCATCCCGACGCGCCGCTCAACCTAGCGCTGATTCCGGGGCGCGGCGATTTGCAGGAGATCCCGACGATCCCGACCGATCTCGAGCGGATTCAGAAGCAGGCGACCGAGGCATTGGTGAAGATCGATCAGATCGACTTCAACGGACTCGTCGTTTCGATCACCAGGGCGGCTGACTCGATCAACAATCTCGCCAGTTCACCCGATTTGAAGGCGATGCTCGCGTCGATGAAGGAGACGGTGCCGAATCTCAACCAGACGATCACTTCAATGCGGGCCGCGCTCGGCGAAGTCAAGGAAAAGATCGGGCCGCTGGTCGCGAGCATCCAGAGCAGTTCCGTCGAGGCGAACGAAACGATGAAGGACACGCGCGATACGCTGGTGGCGCTGCAAGCGGTGCTCGAACCTAGCTCGCCGCTATCGGTGCATCTCAACGAGGCGCTCAACGAGCTCGCCGACACCACCCGTTTGGTCGGCGAATTGACCGACTATCTACAAAGAAATCCCGGCTCGCTGCTGCGCGGCAAGTACGTTCCGGAAAAGGATCGAACCACCAAATGAGTATCAAAGCGATCCTGATTGCGATCGTCGCGATGGTCGCGGCTGCGGGATGCTCGCCGATCCTCGCGCCGCAGCCGGATAAATCGACGTTCTTTATCCTGTCGCCGGTCTCGAGCGGCGTGACCGTCAATGCGTCCGGGCCACCGCCGGTGAATCGCGACTCGCAACTGACGCTCGGCGTCGGTCCGATCGATTTTCCTGTTTACCTGAGCCGGTTGCAGGTCGTCACTCGCACCTCTCCGAATCAAATCGTACTCGCGCAGGAGCGGCGATGGGGCGAACCGCTGGACAAGAATTTCGCGCGGGTCTTTTCCGAAAATCTCTCGCTCCTGATGAACACGCAGCGGATCGAAAAGTATCCGTGGCCGCACAAAACGCAGGTCGACTATCAAATCGCGATGGACGTCCAGCGCTTTGAAACCAGCACCGACGGACAATCGCAATTGATCGCGCGATGGGTAATCAAGGACGGCGCGACCGGCAAGGATTTGTACGCCTCCGAGACGGTGGCCAGTTCGCCCGTTTCCACCGGTGACGCGGGAGCATCGGCGGCGCTGAGCAACGATCTCGCGACGCTGAGCCGCGAGATTGCCGCGCGAATCGTCTATCTGCGCGCGATGCACAATCGCGCCGTCAGCGAGAGCCGCTCTCAGGCCACTAGCAAGCTCGATCTTAGGTAATATCGACGATGCGGGGATCGATCATCGCGCGCAATCCAGCGCGCGAGAATCGATCCCGATTGATGCGACGTTCCGCGCAGCTACGCGGCGGCCGATTTCTTCTTCGCGTCGTTTGCAGCCTGGATACGCAGCAGTTCTTCCCATCCGAGATACGACGTGAAACCGTCCTCGTTGAAGAACAGCACCGGCCCGTTGCAGATGAAAAGGTAGTCGGTATCCTCGAGCGCGGTGGTTGCACCGTGCACCATCCCGTTCGCTTCGTACACGTAGTCGCCGGTCTTGAGAATCCCGGTGCGCACTTGCAGCTTGCCGTTCAGGATGAAGGTGTGTGACGCCGTCAGATGCTTATGCGCAGGCGCGACGTAGCCCTTCTTCCAGCGGAGCAGGACGGCCCAGGTGCCGCTTTCCGATCCGGTCCACAAAATTTTCATGAAGGAGCGTTGCGGATCGTCCGCCGACGGAATCCAATCCATCTCGGACGAATTCACCAGCGTGTCCATCAGGGTGCTATTGAAGGGGCTGATATCTTGTGGCAGCGCCATTTGAATTCTCCTTGCTCGAAGAGCTGTCGCGAGTTTGCGACAATCTTTCGGCGATCGTCAACCGGCCGCATCCCGACATACGCGGTGCGGCGCCGGTGAGATCCCTATCGCCCGGCGCGCCTGAACGACTGAGGTATCGAACCTTGAGATCAGTAGGGCCGGACCTTCAGGCGCTTCGTGGGATTCCGGTAAATCCAGTGCGTAACGAATAGCGCCGCCGCAACGACCAGCACTTCGCACGCGATCAGCATCCGGTATTCGCCGAGCCGGCTCGCCGTCATGGCCGGCGCAGTGGCCTCGACCGGCACGATTCCCAACTGGCTCCAGAAGTGATGCTCGAAGCCGGCTATCGTCGGCACGAAGTACCACAGCAGTCCGAGCGTGAACGCGATGATCAGCGCGAACACGCCCAACTGTTCTGGCACTCGTACCCTCGCGATCGCGGCCAACGATTCCGGCGCGGGCGCGGCAATCGTCGAGCGGTCGAAAGCAGGTTTGAAGTTCCTGCGGGGAGCCTCCGGTTCTTTGAGGCTGTCCGCCGGCTCGGGCGCATCGTCGTCGAGCTCAACCGCCACTGCGAAGTCCGGCGTATTGCCGCCGCGAATCATCCGCAGGATGAAGAGCATGTCGTCCTTGCCGGTGAGAGAACCCAGCAGCGCGCACGTCCGCAACGCTTCCAGTTCCTCGGGCGTGACTCGAAGCCTTTCGAGCAGCTCATGGTCGCGGCAAAGCGCTTCCCACGCCTCGCGCTTGCCGTTGGGCGCGGCGATCGCGCCGTTGGGAGCATTTATCTTCACGAAATATGATCCCCCCGTATGACGGTCGATTCAGGACTGGCTCTTTTACAGAAGCCTGCAATTCTTAAAATAGACAATATTCTGCACTCGAAAGCAAGACTAAAAGTGTCTTAACAAGTATAGACACTATTAGCCTCAATAAACGACGCTTTAAAATGCGTAAAGTTAAACTATCTGTAAATAATTCTCTACTTTATGTTTTTCTCGCAGATCGAGAACAGTTGTAGATAAATCATACAAATAGATTCGCGTTTTGCGCGCCAAGTCTGTGGCCGTGGCGCAACAAAGTGCCGATCACTGTCGGAAATTTCCTTAGTCGGATTTTGCTACTACTGGACGGTGATCGGGATGCGCACGTCGAAGGCCGCCTCGATCGCGATGCCGCTTCTCGTCGCGGGAAAAAACTGCCACTGGCGCAGCGTCTCGAGCAGCAATTGGTTTAGCCGCGGATTCGGCGTCGGCGTCGCGAGCGACACCTCGACGTCGCCCTCGGGGGAGACTCTGAA contains:
- a CDS encoding ABC transporter permease, which codes for MNNEPARMTQGTVSFSRLQGSTLLVTFAGPWHLKQDVPSAAVVSRELQSSPLVKRVSFDATHLTSWDSGLISFLVQASAFCNGRGIVQDRGGLPDGLRRLIELAEAVPEKKGARSDAVKTPFFARIGDATLGYGLSVSEFMDFLGQLAVAFGRFVTGKARYRRVDLIEVIQDCGWNAVGIVTLIAFLVGVILAFMGAVQLSQFGAQIFVADLVGIGMVRDMGAIMAAIIMSGRTGAAFAAKLGTMKVTQEIDALTTMGISPMEFLVLPRVLALVLMMPLLCLYSDFMGIVGGLVVGVGMLGLSARSYMQETIATLTLTNLFGGLFKATFYGLLIAIAGCLRGFQCGNSSSAVGDAATQAVVMAIVMGVFACGIFAVVFNIIGI
- a CDS encoding ABC transporter ATP-binding protein — protein: MPEPATNGTNRTPHIIVKDLTMAYGSFVLMRDINFIVRHGDIFIIMGGSGCGKSTLLRHLIGLKEPATGEIIYGDVNFTKASPETREQLLRRFGILYQSGALWSSMTLAQNIGLPLGEFTDLKPAQIREIAALKLALVGLSGFEDYYPNQISGGMQKRAGLARAMALDPEILFFDEPSAGLDPISSSLLDELIMELRDSLGSTVVIVTHELASIFAIGNNCVFLDAESRLQIAAGDPKELLANSHDPRVRKFLTRGKEGGDTSNAHG
- a CDS encoding MlaD family protein, with amino-acid sequence MGKRISPTMIGVFVVGSFALLLTAIVAVGAGNLFSKPKRFVCMFQGNLNGLKVGAPVKFKGVQIGTVEEIKLILPPSEGEVSPQVKELRLPVIIGIDRKMMQQRGGSGQALTKEGFEGMLVRGLRAQLETESLLTGLLFVDLDLHPDAPLNLALIPGRGDLQEIPTIPTDLERIQKQATEALVKIDQIDFNGLVVSITRAADSINNLASSPDLKAMLASMKETVPNLNQTITSMRAALGEVKEKIGPLVASIQSSSVEANETMKDTRDTLVALQAVLEPSSPLSVHLNEALNELADTTRLVGELTDYLQRNPGSLLRGKYVPEKDRTTK
- a CDS encoding membrane integrity-associated transporter subunit PqiC, coding for MSIKAILIAIVAMVAAAGCSPILAPQPDKSTFFILSPVSSGVTVNASGPPPVNRDSQLTLGVGPIDFPVYLSRLQVVTRTSPNQIVLAQERRWGEPLDKNFARVFSENLSLLMNTQRIEKYPWPHKTQVDYQIAMDVQRFETSTDGQSQLIARWVIKDGATGKDLYASETVASSPVSTGDAGASAALSNDLATLSREIAARIVYLRAMHNRAVSESRSQATSKLDLR
- a CDS encoding cupin domain-containing protein; the encoded protein is MALPQDISPFNSTLMDTLVNSSEMDWIPSADDPQRSFMKILWTGSESGTWAVLLRWKKGYVAPAHKHLTASHTFILNGKLQVRTGILKTGDYVYEANGMVHGATTALEDTDYLFICNGPVLFFNEDGFTSYLGWEELLRIQAANDAKKKSAAA